A genomic stretch from Sceloporus undulatus isolate JIND9_A2432 ecotype Alabama chromosome 5, SceUnd_v1.1, whole genome shotgun sequence includes:
- the LOC121931554 gene encoding SWI/SNF-related matrix-associated actin-dependent regulator of chromatin subfamily A containing DEAD/H box 1-like — MSLLNFVMPHMFSSSTSEIRRIFSSKTKASEEHSIYEKERIAHAKQIIKPFILRRVKEEVLKQLPPKKDIVEWCEMSDKQENLYQDLFSSLKKSIDSHEKNTEMGNVMMQLRKMANHPLLHRQYYTSEKLKVMSQLMLKEPTHCEANPDLIYEDMSVMTDYELHLLCKQYANIRDFKLGMDLIFDSGKFRTLTRILSEFKEKVCFTNVFWTFCSVTCYIYM, encoded by the exons ATGTCCCTCTTGAATTTTGTGATGCCACACATGTTCAGTAGCAGCACCAGTGAAATTCGGAGGATATTCTCTTCTAAAACA AAGGCATCTGAGGAACACAGTATCTATGAAAAGGAGAGAATTGCACATGCCAAGCAGATAATCAAACCATTCATCTTGAGACGAGTAAAAGAAGAg GTCCTTAAACAGCTGCCTCCCAAAAAAGATATTGTGGAGTGGTGTGAAATGTCTGACAAACAGGAGAATCTATACCAAGATCTCTTCAGCTCATTGAAGAAATCTATTGACAGTCACg aaaaaaatacagaaatgggaaatgtaaTGATGCAGCTAAGAAAAATGGCCAATCATCCTCTCTTACATCGCCAGTATTATACGTCTGAAAAACTTAAGGTGATGTCACAACTCATGCTCAAG gaaCCAACACACTGTGAAGCAAACCCTGACCTTATTTATGAAGATATGTCTGTGATGACAGATTATGAATTGCATTTGCTTTGTAAACAGTATGCAAATATTCGTGACTTTAAACTTGGAATGGACCTCATTTTCGATTCTGGAAAATTTAGAACATTGACACGCATTTTATCTGAGTTCAAAGAAAAGGTTTGTTTTACCAATGTATTTTGGACATTCTGCAGTGTTacatgttatatatatatgtga